One genomic segment of Fervidobacterium pennivorans includes these proteins:
- the lptB gene encoding LPS export ABC transporter ATP-binding protein codes for MRHKIVETGKDFDQISCEGIYKRFGRKEVLKGVNMYVNTGEVVGLLGPNGSGKTTLFNIILGVVVPTKGKVYFNGKNITNMPIHKRARLGITYLQQETSVFRGLRVEDNIRLVLEFQKLKKKEIESIINNTLTEFGIESLRKQYAFSLSGGEKRRLELARMMSLKPRFVLLDEPFIGIDPKTVKEIQKVVLSLKERGMGVIITDHSVEALKPIVDRLYVIHKGEVLAEGKPEEVLANEMVKTVYLGEE; via the coding sequence ATGCGTCACAAGATAGTAGAAACGGGAAAGGATTTCGACCAGATTTCCTGCGAAGGGATATACAAAAGATTTGGCAGAAAAGAAGTTCTTAAGGGCGTTAATATGTATGTAAACACCGGAGAGGTGGTAGGCTTGCTTGGTCCAAACGGATCAGGCAAGACTACTTTATTTAACATCATACTAGGTGTAGTTGTCCCAACGAAAGGAAAAGTCTATTTCAACGGTAAAAATATCACAAACATGCCTATTCATAAAAGGGCTAGGCTTGGGATAACGTATCTCCAGCAAGAAACGTCGGTTTTTAGGGGTTTAAGGGTGGAGGATAATATCAGACTTGTTTTGGAGTTTCAAAAACTGAAGAAAAAAGAAATAGAATCCATTATCAATAACACACTTACCGAGTTTGGAATAGAATCGTTGAGAAAACAGTATGCTTTCTCCCTTTCTGGCGGTGAGAAAAGAAGATTAGAGCTGGCAAGGATGATGTCACTAAAACCAAGATTCGTCCTTCTTGATGAACCGTTTATCGGTATAGATCCAAAAACTGTAAAAGAAATACAAAAAGTCGTATTAAGTTTGAAAGAAAGAGGGATGGGTGTAATCATTACTGACCATTCCGTAGAAGCGTTGAAACCTATTGTTGATAGGTTGTACGTGATACACAAAGGAGAAGTCTTGGCGGAAGGAAAGCCCGAGGAAGTTTTGGCAAACGAAATGGTCAAAACTGTCTACCTTGGTGAAGAATAA
- a CDS encoding OmpH/Skp family outer membrane protein: MSKYFFYVLVATFVVLAVIIGTAADSKTGPKLGYIDPNKVLQNYDKWVNFQKQMQDEIAKYQAELDKIKDQNQKQQKYLEYQQLINNKIAQTQQQIEAEILAKVKEYAEVMGYDFIFNSTTMAYGSQAYNITDAFIKYLKTSKK; the protein is encoded by the coding sequence ATGAGCAAGTACTTTTTCTACGTTTTAGTTGCAACGTTTGTAGTTCTCGCTGTTATTATTGGAACGGCAGCAGATTCCAAAACAGGTCCAAAGCTGGGGTATATCGATCCAAACAAGGTCTTACAAAACTACGATAAGTGGGTTAATTTCCAAAAGCAGATGCAGGACGAAATAGCAAAATACCAAGCAGAACTCGACAAAATAAAAGACCAAAATCAGAAACAGCAAAAGTATTTAGAATACCAGCAATTGATTAATAACAAGATAGCGCAAACTCAACAACAGATAGAAGCCGAAATTTTGGCAAAGGTCAAAGAATATGCTGAAGTAATGGGGTATGATTTTATTTTCAACAGCACGACAATGGCTTACGGCAGTCAGGCTTATAATATAACGGATGCATTCATCAAGTATCTAAAAACATCTAAGAAGTAA
- a CDS encoding ROK family protein, protein MYIVGIDLGGTFFKVGLVDAKDGKIIKKIERETKVHEGRVKVVERMAQAVLEITEGFEYTGVGVGSPGSIDHDRGIVRFSPNFPDWVDFELGGELSSLLNKPVFVENDANAFVLGEKWFGAGKGHEHIVALTLGTGVGGGVISHGVLITGKDGIGTELGHVIVEPNGPLCGCGNYGCLEAIASATAIKRMAIEGQKKFPESEIFKAEEISAKIVFDAARNGDLLGQTIVNRVVNALAIGVANFIHIFNPSIVVVGGGVSRAGDILFTPLREKVKHLVMPSFKGTYEIVQSPLVEDAGILGAASIVLQRKMNQQ, encoded by the coding sequence GTGTACATAGTAGGTATAGATTTAGGTGGAACCTTTTTCAAAGTAGGTTTGGTTGATGCAAAGGATGGAAAGATTATAAAAAAGATTGAGAGAGAAACAAAAGTACATGAGGGGAGAGTTAAAGTAGTTGAGCGAATGGCACAGGCTGTCTTGGAAATAACAGAAGGTTTCGAATACACTGGTGTTGGAGTAGGTTCACCGGGGTCTATAGACCACGATAGGGGAATTGTACGCTTCTCACCAAATTTCCCTGATTGGGTGGATTTTGAACTTGGTGGAGAGCTTTCTTCTTTGCTTAACAAACCTGTCTTTGTTGAGAACGATGCGAATGCATTTGTGCTTGGTGAAAAGTGGTTTGGGGCAGGTAAAGGGCACGAGCATATAGTTGCACTAACACTTGGGACAGGTGTAGGTGGAGGGGTTATTTCTCACGGTGTTCTAATAACGGGAAAAGATGGAATAGGAACTGAATTAGGGCATGTTATAGTAGAGCCGAATGGACCTTTGTGTGGGTGTGGAAATTATGGTTGCCTCGAAGCGATAGCTTCAGCTACAGCAATAAAGCGAATGGCTATAGAGGGACAGAAAAAATTCCCGGAATCTGAAATATTCAAAGCTGAAGAAATTAGTGCAAAAATTGTTTTCGACGCTGCAAGAAACGGAGATTTGCTTGGTCAAACTATAGTGAACAGAGTTGTTAATGCATTAGCTATAGGTGTGGCTAACTTCATCCACATATTTAATCCAAGTATAGTTGTTGTCGGCGGTGGAGTTTCTCGTGCCGGTGATATTCTTTTCACACCATTAAGAGAAAAAGTTAAACATCTTGTTATGCCTTCTTTTAAAGGAACCTATGAGATTGTTCAAAGTCCATTGGTTGAAGATGCAGGCATACTTGGAGCAGCTTCTATCGTATTGCAAAGAAAGATGAACCAACAATAA
- the disA gene encoding DNA integrity scanning diadenylate cyclase DisA: MPEVIEHELIEKIKLLSPGTKLRKALDDIIHAQLGALIVFIDEEEFPKYSSILQAGFKLDCPFSPERLYELSKMDGAIVMDKNASKILAANVHIVPDPSISTTETGTRHRTAERLAKQLGVMVVAVSKRRNVVTLYYKDKKYVFGDINLVLTKVGQTINALERFRESFDKSLEVLDKLEIEGSVSLGSVCEILIRGIEIKSISSSIETSIIELGVEGRLSQLRLREVLKDLDEILILIIMDYSKKDITEDEAKQILETMLKIDHRLVPFAKVLGYDVVNSQQVSDTIVRPRGYRILKNEVHIPMNISQNVIKSFRSIDQLVKTNPNVLQKVEGIGDKRARAILRRLREIKKRRQ; encoded by the coding sequence ATGCCTGAAGTCATTGAACATGAGCTGATTGAGAAGATAAAACTTCTATCTCCGGGTACAAAACTTAGAAAAGCCCTCGATGATATCATTCATGCTCAGTTGGGGGCATTGATAGTCTTTATCGATGAAGAGGAATTCCCAAAATATTCCAGCATACTGCAAGCAGGCTTCAAATTAGACTGTCCATTCTCACCTGAACGATTGTACGAACTTTCAAAAATGGATGGAGCCATAGTTATGGACAAGAACGCATCAAAAATCTTGGCTGCGAATGTTCACATAGTGCCGGACCCTAGCATTTCTACAACGGAAACTGGGACTCGTCACAGAACAGCGGAAAGATTGGCTAAACAGTTGGGGGTTATGGTTGTAGCTGTTTCAAAGAGAAGAAACGTTGTGACACTGTATTATAAAGACAAAAAATATGTTTTTGGTGACATAAACCTTGTCTTAACAAAGGTTGGTCAGACGATTAATGCTCTTGAAAGATTCAGAGAATCTTTTGACAAAAGTTTAGAAGTGCTTGACAAACTTGAGATTGAAGGAAGCGTTTCATTAGGTTCTGTTTGCGAGATACTCATCAGAGGAATAGAAATCAAATCAATATCATCCAGTATCGAAACGAGTATCATTGAATTAGGTGTTGAGGGCCGGTTGTCTCAACTTAGGTTGCGAGAAGTTCTTAAAGACCTAGATGAGATACTGATTTTGATAATCATGGATTACTCAAAAAAAGATATTACCGAAGACGAGGCAAAACAGATTCTCGAAACTATGCTTAAAATCGACCATCGACTTGTTCCATTTGCTAAAGTATTAGGATACGATGTTGTGAATTCACAGCAAGTTTCAGACACAATTGTAAGACCAAGAGGTTACAGAATCCTGAAAAATGAAGTTCATATACCAATGAACATATCGCAAAATGTTATCAAGTCTTTTAGGTCCATAGACCAACTTGTTAAAACAAATCCAAATGTACTGCAGAAAGTAGAGGGCATTGGTGATAAACGGGCTAGAGCAATTTTGCGAAGATTACGTGAAATAAAGAAAAGGCGCCAATAA
- a CDS encoding DUF1015 domain-containing protein yields MVVRPFKALRPTTEMVSKIAAKPYDVVTEEQAREVAKNNPYTFYKVSRPEINFEYPVDTHDTKVLETGRKHLEWLIENGYMFVEDKPCVYIYQQHWKDHVQTGFFATFSVDEYIENKIKKHELTRKDKEDERALHVKVVKAHTGPVFLMYKSKPEIDNLIFKHATGTPEYDFTDETGVRHIVWVLRDEEEIKKIVDAFKDVEAFYIADGHHRAAAAVRAAIDFRSENPNYTGEEEFNFFLAALFPHNQLKILDYNRVVKDLNGMSEDEFLRKVSEKFEVTPVEGVYKPERKHTIGMYLSGKWYRLEPKSGTYDENDVIASLDVSILQNNLLAPILGIENPRTDKRIDFVGGILGIEELIRLVDSGAFKVAFAMYPTSIDDLLRVSDEGKIMPPKSTWFEPKLKSGIVVHLI; encoded by the coding sequence ATGGTTGTCAGACCGTTCAAAGCTTTGAGACCAACAACGGAAATGGTTTCTAAAATCGCTGCCAAACCATACGACGTTGTAACGGAAGAGCAGGCTAGAGAGGTAGCAAAGAATAATCCATACACATTCTACAAGGTTTCTAGGCCCGAAATAAACTTTGAATATCCTGTAGACACGCATGACACAAAGGTCCTAGAAACTGGAAGAAAGCATCTGGAATGGCTTATTGAAAATGGTTATATGTTCGTTGAAGATAAGCCTTGCGTTTACATATATCAACAACACTGGAAAGACCATGTCCAGACGGGTTTCTTCGCCACATTTTCGGTGGACGAATACATCGAAAACAAGATAAAGAAGCATGAACTTACAAGAAAAGATAAGGAAGACGAAAGGGCACTACATGTCAAAGTAGTCAAAGCCCACACTGGACCAGTATTTTTGATGTACAAATCTAAACCAGAAATCGATAATTTGATTTTCAAGCATGCAACAGGAACCCCGGAATACGATTTTACTGATGAAACGGGAGTAAGACATATAGTTTGGGTCTTGAGAGATGAAGAAGAAATCAAAAAGATTGTTGATGCGTTTAAGGATGTTGAAGCGTTCTATATTGCTGATGGTCACCACAGAGCTGCAGCAGCAGTAAGGGCTGCAATTGATTTTAGAAGCGAAAATCCGAACTACACTGGAGAGGAAGAATTTAACTTCTTCTTGGCGGCACTCTTTCCGCACAATCAATTAAAGATACTTGATTACAATAGGGTAGTTAAGGATTTGAATGGCATGAGTGAGGATGAATTTTTGAGAAAGGTGTCAGAAAAGTTCGAAGTTACACCTGTGGAAGGTGTTTACAAACCGGAAAGAAAACACACAATAGGTATGTATTTGTCGGGCAAGTGGTATAGGTTGGAACCGAAGAGTGGAACATACGACGAAAACGACGTTATTGCCTCACTTGATGTGTCGATACTGCAAAATAACCTTCTTGCTCCGATACTTGGAATCGAAAACCCAAGAACCGACAAAAGAATAGACTTTGTTGGAGGAATTCTTGGAATTGAAGAGTTGATAAGACTTGTTGATAGTGGGGCATTCAAAGTAGCGTTTGCTATGTATCCTACTTCTATAGATGACCTTTTGAGAGTTTCCGATGAAGGTAAAATTATGCCACCAAAGTCCACATGGTTCGAACCAAAATTGAAAAGTGGTATTGTGGTTCATCTGATTTAA
- the glyA gene encoding serine hydroxymethyltransferase, producing MWEHVKVTDPEIYEVLLKEWERQEYGLELIASENFVSLAVMEAMGSVLTNKYAEGYPKKRYYGGCEWVDVAETLARERAKKLFNAKYANVQPHSGSQANMGAYFALAEPGSVLMGMSLSHGGHLTHGASVNFSGQIYKVVQYGVNPQTEVIDYDEVRRLALEHRPKIIVAGGSAYSRIIDFKKFREIADEVGAYLVVDMAHFAGLVAAGLYPNPLEYAHVVTSTTHKTLRGPRGGLILTNDEELYKAINKAIFPGIQGGPLMHVIAAKAVCFKEALTEEFKEYQKQVVANAKALAKALEERGLRIVSGGTDTHLMLVDLNPLNVTGKAAETALGYCHITVNKNTIPNETRSPFVASGIRLGTPALTTRGMKEKEMEIIADLIVKVLRNIKDEEGNIDESVAKEVSSQVIELCKQFPLYEGKIKLS from the coding sequence ATGTGGGAACACGTTAAGGTTACTGACCCAGAGATTTACGAGGTGCTTTTAAAAGAATGGGAAAGGCAAGAGTACGGACTTGAGCTTATAGCATCCGAAAACTTTGTTTCTTTGGCTGTGATGGAAGCGATGGGTAGTGTTTTAACGAACAAGTACGCAGAAGGGTATCCAAAGAAAAGATACTATGGAGGTTGTGAGTGGGTAGACGTTGCCGAAACGCTTGCAAGAGAACGTGCAAAAAAACTTTTCAATGCGAAGTACGCCAACGTTCAACCACACTCAGGTTCTCAGGCAAATATGGGAGCATACTTCGCACTTGCAGAACCCGGTTCTGTACTTATGGGTATGTCTCTGAGCCATGGTGGACATCTCACACATGGTGCAAGTGTAAACTTCTCAGGTCAAATCTACAAGGTAGTCCAATACGGTGTTAATCCGCAGACTGAAGTAATTGATTATGATGAAGTTAGAAGGCTTGCGTTGGAACACAGACCAAAGATAATCGTTGCAGGTGGTAGTGCTTATTCAAGGATTATAGATTTCAAAAAATTCAGGGAAATTGCGGACGAAGTTGGCGCTTACCTCGTTGTTGATATGGCGCACTTTGCAGGTCTTGTTGCTGCCGGACTTTACCCGAACCCACTTGAATATGCACACGTTGTCACGAGTACAACACATAAAACGTTGCGTGGGCCACGCGGTGGTTTGATTTTGACAAACGATGAGGAACTTTACAAAGCAATTAACAAAGCCATATTCCCCGGTATTCAGGGTGGTCCATTAATGCATGTGATAGCCGCCAAGGCAGTGTGCTTTAAAGAGGCTCTTACTGAAGAGTTCAAAGAATACCAGAAACAAGTAGTTGCCAATGCGAAAGCGTTGGCAAAAGCATTGGAAGAAAGAGGACTTAGGATTGTATCTGGAGGAACAGATACTCATTTGATGCTCGTTGATTTGAATCCTCTCAATGTAACAGGTAAAGCTGCTGAAACAGCGCTCGGATATTGTCATATCACGGTTAACAAGAACACAATACCAAACGAAACAAGGTCACCATTCGTTGCCAGTGGCATAAGGCTTGGAACTCCTGCTCTAACTACACGTGGCATGAAAGAAAAAGAAATGGAAATTATTGCCGACCTAATCGTTAAAGTTTTGAGGAACATAAAAGATGAGGAAGGTAACATCGACGAAAGTGTTGCCAAAGAGGTTTCCTCACAAGTAATCGAATTGTGCAAGCAATTCCCATTGTATGAAGGAAAAATAAAGTTATCTTGA
- a CDS encoding phospholipase C/P1 nuclease family protein, protein MLEKNHFLFFLLSIFLTLSSFLFSWSGHESYTYLVVKSLSMNLDKLVEIRPYTYKETRVYNTKYYYTDDFAGQRKFFDPMNDGKFPPDPAPVDGKLPAWQILTIYAQFPDFGMDEELNLSPLQSLIGNSQGVRHMRYKLGLIEAFEGDRSFLYFVDMSKEAFAKGDEYWGYRFLSYALHYMEDLFQPYHGTPGTFWEVVRSLMDKKTKNLLNNAHYAYDNYLAYLIHYSKHSEEVRNLIINTPKRRIPSNYEAVINEVMMYGYSRFPEVHKHIKAAMGDILIERIPTIDDYKKLEAEGKLDELYKVTKEIIVVMTGTIKAFLESYLTTYAHK, encoded by the coding sequence ATGTTGGAAAAGAACCATTTTTTGTTTTTCCTATTGTCAATTTTTTTAACACTTTCAAGTTTCTTGTTCTCTTGGAGTGGGCATGAGTCTTATACTTATCTGGTTGTGAAATCACTGAGCATGAATCTCGATAAGTTAGTCGAGATAAGACCTTATACGTATAAAGAAACCCGAGTTTACAACACGAAGTATTACTACACCGATGATTTTGCTGGTCAAAGAAAATTTTTTGACCCAATGAACGATGGAAAGTTTCCACCAGACCCAGCTCCAGTTGATGGGAAGCTTCCTGCATGGCAAATATTAACTATTTACGCACAGTTCCCAGATTTTGGCATGGATGAAGAGTTGAATCTTTCTCCTCTCCAGTCACTTATAGGTAACAGTCAAGGGGTTAGACACATGAGGTACAAGCTCGGATTGATTGAAGCATTTGAAGGTGACAGGTCGTTCTTGTATTTTGTTGATATGTCAAAAGAGGCGTTTGCTAAAGGGGATGAATATTGGGGATATAGATTTCTCTCTTACGCTCTCCATTACATGGAAGACCTTTTCCAGCCCTACCATGGAACTCCTGGCACTTTCTGGGAAGTTGTGAGAAGTTTGATGGATAAGAAAACAAAGAACCTTTTGAACAACGCGCATTACGCTTACGATAATTATTTAGCTTACTTGATTCATTACTCAAAACACAGCGAAGAAGTTCGCAACCTGATAATAAACACTCCGAAAAGAAGGATACCTTCCAACTATGAAGCAGTTATAAACGAAGTTATGATGTACGGTTATTCAAGATTCCCTGAGGTTCACAAACACATAAAAGCTGCGATGGGAGATATTTTGATAGAACGGATTCCAACAATCGATGACTACAAAAAATTGGAAGCGGAAGGTAAACTTGACGAGCTTTACAAAGTAACCAAAGAGATAATAGTCGTTATGACAGGAACGATAAAAGCTTTCCTTGAAAGTTATTTAACAACATACGCGCACAAATAA
- a CDS encoding alpha/beta hydrolase-fold protein: MKWKLPGTFIKRGLLFVLFMVLGSFTTIFGFKVTFIVEVPTYTPFDDDIYIAGTFNNWNPGDPKHRLVRSGDTYTITLELSGPIEYKFTRGSWETVEKGQRGQEIPNRVLNVDRDMVVNITVNHWRDFVEKQQAGLRKTYTGNIKLIKDFYSPELGNKRDIIIYLPPDYETSNERYPVLYMHDGQNIFDASTSFSGVEWGADETAEDLIKKGLIRPIIIVGIYNTGAERMNEYSPWVDSNYGGGKGDSYAKFIVNTLKPYIDENFRTLSDRENTAIMGSSMGGLISLYIGFEYNDVFSKVGAMSPSVWFANRRLIDYIKSAEAKAFTMIYVDMGTAEGSNPEAHLNDARELYKVLITKENLDVMYVEDRGAPHSESAWARRLPEALLYFFGK; encoded by the coding sequence ATGAAGTGGAAGTTGCCAGGAACCTTTATCAAAAGGGGGTTACTTTTCGTTCTATTTATGGTCTTAGGTAGTTTCACGACAATATTTGGCTTCAAAGTTACATTTATCGTTGAGGTTCCGACTTACACACCTTTCGACGATGATATTTATATAGCAGGGACGTTTAACAACTGGAATCCAGGGGACCCAAAGCATAGGCTGGTTAGGTCGGGAGATACATACACAATAACACTCGAGCTGAGTGGTCCTATAGAATACAAATTCACACGGGGCTCCTGGGAAACAGTCGAGAAAGGTCAACGGGGTCAGGAGATACCGAACAGGGTGCTGAACGTGGACAGAGATATGGTTGTTAATATAACTGTGAATCATTGGAGGGATTTTGTGGAAAAACAACAGGCTGGTTTAAGAAAAACTTACACGGGAAACATAAAGCTCATAAAAGATTTTTACTCCCCTGAGTTAGGAAATAAAAGGGACATAATCATTTACCTTCCTCCAGACTACGAAACTTCAAATGAAAGATATCCTGTCTTGTATATGCACGATGGGCAGAACATTTTTGATGCATCAACTTCGTTCTCTGGAGTTGAGTGGGGAGCTGATGAGACTGCGGAAGATTTAATAAAGAAAGGGCTGATACGCCCCATCATAATTGTTGGCATATACAACACAGGTGCAGAGAGAATGAATGAGTATTCTCCGTGGGTTGATAGTAACTATGGTGGAGGGAAGGGGGACTCCTATGCTAAATTTATTGTGAATACGCTTAAGCCTTATATCGATGAGAACTTCAGAACTTTGTCAGATAGAGAAAATACCGCGATAATGGGCTCTTCTATGGGAGGGTTGATTTCTCTTTACATAGGTTTTGAATACAACGATGTCTTCTCAAAAGTTGGAGCGATGAGTCCTTCTGTGTGGTTTGCAAATAGACGGTTAATCGATTATATAAAGAGCGCTGAGGCAAAAGCTTTTACTATGATATATGTTGACATGGGGACAGCAGAAGGCTCTAATCCGGAAGCCCATTTAAATGATGCTCGTGAACTTTATAAGGTATTGATAACCAAGGAAAATCTTGATGTTATGTACGTAGAAGATAGGGGAGCACCACATTCGGAAAGTGCATGGGCAAGAAGATTACCAGAGGCTTTGTTGTATTTCTTTGGTAAATAA
- a CDS encoding VCBS repeat-containing protein, which translates to MRIEEYNVALSSENLSLKYVRNSSKVRTYRAPSTIEITVHEKAPMIDEKTLSKIKILKMMLEKLTGKKLKIYLPGPQYEISVTKKDAQDITEIESEAETLNIQYSNFSASGQVRTKEGKIIDFSVQLSLFQLSYSYEKVYGKVVDPLILDLKTPNGKKQLVEIDLNFDGELDKFYIGGGRGLLVYDKNGNGKVDDATELLGPVTKDGFSELAKLDSDGDNWIDEDDLEFLKLKIWTTDENGKEKLVGLLDLSVGAIFLGSVSTPFDYYDSVVRRTGIYLTEDGNVGTVRQFDFKV; encoded by the coding sequence ATGAGAATAGAAGAGTACAACGTGGCACTTTCCTCCGAAAACCTTAGTTTGAAATATGTTAGAAACTCGTCTAAGGTTCGCACATACAGAGCTCCTTCGACTATCGAAATTACGGTGCATGAGAAGGCACCTATGATTGATGAAAAGACTTTGAGCAAAATAAAGATATTAAAGATGATGCTTGAGAAACTTACGGGCAAGAAGTTGAAAATTTACCTACCAGGTCCTCAATACGAAATTTCAGTAACTAAAAAAGATGCTCAAGATATCACAGAAATTGAAAGCGAGGCAGAAACGCTTAACATTCAGTACTCGAACTTCTCGGCGAGTGGTCAGGTAAGAACTAAAGAAGGTAAAATTATCGATTTCTCCGTACAATTATCTCTTTTCCAGCTTAGCTATTCTTACGAAAAGGTTTATGGAAAGGTTGTAGACCCTCTGATACTTGATTTGAAAACTCCAAATGGCAAAAAACAATTAGTAGAAATTGATTTGAACTTCGATGGAGAACTGGATAAATTCTACATTGGCGGTGGGAGAGGACTATTGGTATACGACAAGAACGGAAATGGAAAAGTAGACGATGCAACAGAATTGTTAGGTCCTGTAACAAAAGATGGCTTTTCTGAGCTCGCCAAGTTGGATAGCGATGGTGATAATTGGATAGACGAGGACGATTTAGAATTCCTAAAATTGAAGATTTGGACAACCGATGAAAACGGGAAGGAAAAACTTGTCGGTTTGCTTGACTTAAGCGTCGGAGCGATATTTCTTGGAAGTGTAAGCACGCCATTTGATTACTATGACTCCGTTGTAAGACGAACCGGCATTTATCTTACGGAAGATGGAAACGTTGGAACAGTTAGGCAGTTCGATTTCAAAGTCTAA
- a CDS encoding M20 metallopeptidase family protein, whose product MVNMSNAISPVELRHKLHMSPEIAFNEYNTQQILTDALEKLGVKYEKVAKTGLVVVIEREPTKPSVLYRADMDALPIKEETGWEFASKNEGFMHACGHDIHMSVMYGVIKKVLEENIEGNYVFVFQPAEETIGGAKFVLDEMREKYKVKFATALHVTDEYELGEFASTNGTLFACAMEVTAKFKGLSAHIAQKEKGIDAIKKAVGFLSEFYDNPIDNATKGQRVLAGFGKIFGGSVRNAVADFAQIDGSIRGETLEIVLENFERLKKMAEKYEGSLEKGSLYPPVVNNANLFEVFKDFLNRNSYKFIDCGMKYTGEDFGFFTMKYPSIMFWAGVRTKNEIVGLHNPKFLPDDEVVPYLVDFMVKWLVELQSQF is encoded by the coding sequence ATGGTCAACATGTCGAATGCAATTTCACCCGTTGAACTCAGACATAAACTTCATATGTCTCCAGAAATCGCGTTCAACGAATACAACACTCAACAAATACTTACTGATGCGTTGGAAAAGCTTGGAGTGAAGTACGAAAAAGTCGCTAAAACAGGGCTAGTGGTTGTAATCGAACGTGAACCCACGAAACCTTCTGTTCTTTACCGAGCCGATATGGATGCACTACCTATAAAAGAAGAAACCGGTTGGGAATTCGCTTCTAAAAACGAAGGTTTTATGCACGCATGCGGACATGATATCCATATGTCCGTAATGTATGGGGTGATTAAGAAAGTATTGGAAGAAAACATTGAAGGAAATTACGTTTTTGTCTTTCAGCCAGCTGAAGAAACTATCGGTGGTGCGAAATTCGTCCTCGATGAAATGAGAGAGAAGTACAAAGTAAAATTCGCAACGGCATTGCATGTGACAGATGAATACGAACTTGGCGAGTTCGCTTCAACCAACGGAACATTATTCGCTTGCGCAATGGAAGTCACAGCTAAATTCAAAGGATTATCAGCACATATCGCACAAAAAGAAAAAGGGATTGACGCTATTAAAAAAGCGGTAGGTTTCCTTTCCGAGTTCTACGATAATCCTATTGACAATGCAACAAAAGGTCAAAGGGTGTTGGCTGGTTTCGGAAAAATATTTGGTGGGAGTGTTCGGAATGCCGTTGCAGATTTTGCACAAATAGATGGTTCTATCCGTGGAGAGACACTTGAAATCGTCCTGGAAAATTTCGAAAGATTGAAAAAGATGGCAGAGAAATACGAAGGCAGTCTGGAAAAAGGAAGTCTTTACCCACCCGTCGTTAACAATGCGAATCTATTTGAAGTTTTCAAGGATTTCCTTAATAGAAACTCTTATAAATTCATAGATTGTGGGATGAAGTACACGGGTGAAGATTTCGGATTTTTCACCATGAAATATCCATCTATAATGTTTTGGGCGGGTGTTAGAACTAAGAACGAAATCGTTGGGTTACACAACCCAAAGTTCCTTCCGGACGATGAGGTTGTTCCATACCTTGTTGATTTTATGGTAAAATGGTTAGTTGAACTGCAAAGTCAATTTTAA
- a CDS encoding SAM hydrolase/SAM-dependent halogenase family protein has protein sequence MIVFMTDWGNSHYVGICKGVIRQITDAEIIDLTHNITPYNVREAMYILDRSVDYFPEKSVFLIVVDYGVGTARKAIAVETEKYYFVAPDNGVLTLVLERHQPRKIVDLVNKKYHFGTSKTFHGRDIFSPAAAYITKGIFDDLGTRLPNYATVPYRKAHMSTTGISGEVAYFDRFGNIETNIPFAWIADKEQVKIKVGNKAVLVPVVETYADVEEGELLAHEDSTGYIEIAVNKGVARERFKCFEGCELEIIF, from the coding sequence GTGATTGTATTCATGACAGATTGGGGTAATTCACACTACGTTGGTATCTGCAAAGGTGTAATTCGTCAGATAACAGACGCAGAAATTATAGACCTTACACACAATATCACACCGTATAACGTGCGGGAAGCGATGTACATATTAGACAGAAGTGTTGACTACTTCCCTGAGAAATCCGTCTTCCTGATTGTAGTAGATTACGGCGTTGGAACTGCCAGAAAAGCGATAGCTGTCGAGACAGAAAAGTACTATTTTGTCGCCCCTGACAATGGTGTTCTTACTTTAGTTTTGGAAAGACACCAGCCGAGAAAAATTGTAGATCTTGTGAACAAAAAATATCACTTTGGAACGTCAAAAACATTCCACGGACGTGACATTTTCTCCCCAGCTGCTGCATATATCACAAAAGGTATTTTCGATGATTTGGGAACGAGATTGCCAAATTACGCTACCGTGCCTTACCGAAAGGCTCATATGAGTACTACAGGTATCTCTGGTGAAGTAGCTTATTTCGATAGATTTGGTAACATAGAAACAAATATACCTTTTGCTTGGATTGCCGACAAAGAACAGGTAAAAATAAAAGTTGGAAATAAAGCCGTTCTTGTTCCTGTTGTTGAAACTTACGCGGATGTAGAAGAAGGGGAACTGTTAGCCCACGAAGATAGCACAGGATACATTGAAATCGCTGTAAACAAAGGAGTCGCAAGAGAACGGTTTAAATGTTTCGAAGGATGTGAACTAGAAATCATATTCTGA